A portion of the Bacteroidales bacterium genome contains these proteins:
- the ligD gene encoding DNA ligase D: MAALEKYKSKRHFDKTPEPSGDGAAGDERRFVVQKHDASHLHYDFRLQVGDKLVSWAVPKGISANPADKHLAVKVEDHPVDYQHFEGVIPKGNYGAGTVLLWDAGTYCPEDSVENTVEAIDEKIKKGSLKFSLDGQKLKGFYSLYRIDDKVKQEQWIIAKSKDKYASESRRFSQRSVASGLTLDEISSGLRKSEPVSLDEIPEATSAPMPQYDPMLATLADAPFDDPDWIFEIKWDGYRIIASRKGEDRKMLSRNGNAYDEKFGVIHDELQKIDHDFVMDGEVVVLDNEGKSDFQTLQHSDDKAMGRLYYYVFDLLWLDGYSLLEVPLLQRKKLLQQMLSDNLQRIRYCDHFPERGKLFFDQMKQLQLEGMIAKRANSKYYPGKRSDVWLKVKTAKHQEALIIGYTAPKGSRTAFGALLLAINDKGKLRYAGKVGTGFDDATLQDIYEKLQPLKTKEPPVSVPSKEKAAHWVKPEFVAEVQFTGWTRDGAMRHPTFRGLRPDKKDRNVKTHGRASLSPRERATYLKTHFTKYKELSNPDKVFWPDGNILKKDVYEYYDQMAETLLPYLIDRPQSLLRSPHGVAGESFFQKDVKGQVPEWIETVEVESSSGSIEYLLCQNKATLLFMANWGSVELNPWNASVPDVNRPDYVVFDLDPVEISFEEVVRVALGFHKLFEELKLPFYCKTSGSRGLHIFLPVLPQYTHEQGQQFARLLETIIHDRFRKITSFERSPAKRKGKIYLDYLQNGRGKTMASVYSLRLKPGATVSAPVSAEELKEGVDFSKYNIRTMQKRLSNVGDLWKDMFSNRVDIAETLKKL, translated from the coding sequence CGATGCAAGCCATCTGCATTACGACTTCCGGCTGCAGGTGGGCGATAAGCTGGTGAGTTGGGCGGTGCCAAAAGGTATTTCAGCTAATCCCGCCGATAAACATTTAGCCGTAAAAGTAGAAGATCATCCGGTGGATTATCAGCATTTCGAAGGCGTTATTCCTAAGGGAAATTATGGCGCCGGAACGGTGTTGCTGTGGGATGCCGGCACCTATTGCCCCGAAGATAGTGTAGAAAATACCGTGGAAGCCATTGATGAAAAAATTAAGAAAGGATCCTTAAAATTTTCTTTGGATGGTCAGAAGCTCAAAGGATTTTATTCGCTCTACCGCATCGACGACAAAGTCAAACAGGAGCAGTGGATTATCGCTAAGAGCAAAGATAAATACGCATCTGAGAGTCGTCGCTTCAGCCAACGCTCCGTGGCCAGCGGCCTCACATTGGATGAAATAAGCAGTGGCCTCAGGAAGTCGGAACCGGTATCATTAGATGAAATTCCGGAAGCCACGAGCGCACCCATGCCACAATACGATCCGATGCTTGCCACCCTGGCCGATGCTCCTTTTGACGATCCGGATTGGATTTTTGAGATAAAATGGGATGGCTACCGCATCATTGCTTCACGCAAAGGAGAAGATAGGAAAATGCTTTCGCGAAATGGAAATGCCTACGATGAAAAGTTTGGGGTCATCCACGATGAATTGCAGAAGATCGATCACGATTTTGTGATGGATGGCGAAGTAGTGGTGCTCGACAACGAAGGCAAATCCGATTTCCAAACCCTTCAGCACTCCGATGACAAAGCAATGGGGCGACTTTATTATTACGTTTTCGACCTGCTCTGGCTCGATGGCTACTCGTTGTTGGAGGTGCCACTATTGCAACGAAAAAAACTGCTGCAGCAAATGCTCTCCGACAACCTGCAGCGCATCCGCTACTGTGACCATTTCCCCGAAAGGGGCAAACTGTTTTTTGATCAAATGAAGCAGTTGCAGCTCGAAGGCATGATTGCCAAGCGAGCCAATAGTAAATATTATCCAGGCAAACGCTCCGATGTATGGCTAAAGGTGAAAACCGCTAAACACCAGGAAGCGTTGATTATTGGTTACACGGCGCCCAAGGGATCGCGCACTGCTTTTGGCGCACTGCTGCTGGCCATAAATGATAAAGGAAAACTGCGCTATGCCGGCAAGGTAGGAACTGGGTTTGACGACGCAACTTTGCAGGATATTTATGAAAAATTGCAGCCTTTGAAAACCAAAGAGCCGCCGGTTAGCGTCCCTTCCAAAGAGAAAGCAGCGCACTGGGTAAAGCCCGAATTCGTTGCAGAGGTTCAGTTTACCGGATGGACACGCGACGGCGCCATGCGGCATCCCACCTTCCGCGGACTGCGCCCCGACAAAAAAGACCGGAATGTAAAGACGCACGGCCGTGCGTCTCTTTCCCCGCGCGAACGTGCGACATATCTAAAGACGCACTTCACTAAATACAAAGAACTCTCCAACCCCGATAAAGTCTTCTGGCCTGACGGAAATATTCTGAAAAAGGATGTTTATGAATATTATGATCAAATGGCCGAGACACTGCTGCCTTATCTGATCGACCGCCCGCAGTCGCTGCTGCGCTCCCCCCACGGGGTGGCAGGCGAATCGTTTTTTCAGAAAGATGTAAAAGGCCAGGTGCCCGAATGGATAGAAACTGTTGAGGTGGAAAGCTCATCGGGCAGCATCGAATATTTACTTTGTCAGAATAAAGCCACGCTGCTTTTTATGGCGAATTGGGGCAGCGTGGAGCTAAATCCGTGGAATGCTTCGGTGCCTGATGTGAATCGCCCTGATTATGTGGTTTTTGATCTAGATCCGGTAGAAATTAGCTTTGAAGAAGTAGTGCGGGTGGCGCTGGGGTTTCATAAGCTTTTCGAAGAGTTGAAGCTGCCGTTTTATTGCAAAACCTCCGGCTCGCGCGGGCTGCATATTTTTTTGCCGGTGCTGCCCCAATATACCCACGAACAAGGACAACAGTTTGCGCGACTGCTCGAAACCATTATCCACGATCGCTTTCGCAAGATTACCAGTTTTGAAAGAAGCCCCGCCAAGCGTAAAGGTAAAATATATCTGGATTACCTGCAAAATGGTCGCGGCAAAACAATGGCATCGGTTTACAGCCTGCGCCTCAAACCCGGCGCAACGGTTTCCGCACCTGTATCAGCCGAAGAATTAAAGGAAGGGGTAGACTTTTCAAAATACAACATTCGCACCATGCAAAAGCGGTTGAGCAATGTGGGAGATTTATGGAAAGATATGTTCAGCAACCGTGTGGATATTGCTGAAACGCTGAAAAAGTTGTAG
- a CDS encoding DUF4235 domain-containing protein, which translates to MKAKNKEILKEALATGAIMLSGFMVQKAIDCTYKSIRGKEVPKNANESGVSWGKAFLWTLATGAVISIVKTAVRPYVDVGVDEMLDV; encoded by the coding sequence ATGAAAGCAAAAAACAAAGAAATCCTCAAGGAAGCACTTGCCACCGGAGCCATTATGCTCAGTGGATTCATGGTGCAGAAAGCTATCGATTGCACTTATAAATCCATAAGAGGAAAAGAGGTGCCGAAAAACGCCAACGAATCCGGCGTGAGCTGGGGTAAGGCGTTTCTGTGGACGTTGGCCACCGGCGCCGTTATCAGCATCGTAAAAACTGCCGTGCGACCCTACGTTGATGTTGGTGTGGATGAAATGCTGGATGTTTAA
- a CDS encoding YqaE/Pmp3 family membrane protein: MSSILKVILAFLMPPLAVALEFGIGGKFLLNLLLTMLGYIPGLIHALIVL; the protein is encoded by the coding sequence ATGTCATCCATACTAAAAGTTATACTCGCATTTCTTATGCCGCCTCTTGCGGTGGCTCTTGAATTTGGCATCGGTGGTAAATTTTTGCTAAACCTTTTACTCACCATGTTGGGTTACATCCCCGGACTTATCCATGCACTAATCGTGCTTTAG
- a CDS encoding dodecin family protein — translation MIKIIEVIGTSDRGFTEATQNAVSEAAKTLKNIKSVYIKNMKADVSNDKIVSYAVNAKISFEIEKEQ, via the coding sequence ATGATTAAGATTATCGAAGTTATTGGAACCTCCGACCGTGGCTTTACCGAAGCTACTCAAAACGCAGTTAGCGAAGCTGCCAAAACCCTCAAAAACATTAAGTCGGTTTACATCAAAAATATGAAAGCTGATGTTTCGAATGACAAAATTGTATCGTATGCCGTGAACGCAAAAATTTCGTTCGAAATAGAAAAAGAGCAGTAG
- the gap gene encoding type I glyceraldehyde-3-phosphate dehydrogenase, whose amino-acid sequence MSYKIAINGLGRIGRAVLKLLVHHPQMEIVAANDLIDAKTLAYLLQYDTVYGRCEHKVSVHEGYLMIGPHKVLLTSEKDPALLPWKEHQIDLVFECTGVFNTMHTLQKHLNAGAKRVILSAPAKDEEVPTIVFGVNKPAKDDRIVSCASCTTNCIAPVSEIMDRHLGVAKATMTTIHAYTATQALVDSPNKKLRRGRAAAMNFVPTTTGATKATTRVLTQLAGKFEGSAIRAPIPVGSISDINFVTRKKANKEEVNEIFRKEAQTDRYRGILGVTDEPLVSSDIVMDPRASIVDLDMTMSIDGDLIKIMSWYDNEWGYSNQMLRTAEYMLADKK is encoded by the coding sequence ATGAGTTACAAAATCGCAATCAATGGATTAGGAAGAATAGGCCGTGCAGTGCTGAAGCTGCTGGTACACCACCCACAAATGGAAATAGTTGCCGCCAACGATCTGATCGACGCCAAAACGCTGGCTTACCTGCTGCAGTACGACACCGTTTACGGACGCTGCGAACACAAGGTTTCGGTGCACGAAGGTTATCTGATGATTGGTCCGCACAAAGTACTACTTACCAGCGAAAAAGATCCGGCGCTGTTACCCTGGAAAGAACATCAGATCGACCTGGTATTTGAATGTACCGGCGTTTTTAATACCATGCACACGCTGCAGAAACATCTTAATGCAGGGGCAAAGCGCGTGATCTTATCGGCACCAGCCAAAGACGAAGAAGTGCCCACCATAGTTTTTGGCGTGAATAAACCTGCCAAAGACGACCGCATTGTTTCGTGCGCCAGTTGCACCACCAACTGCATAGCGCCCGTGAGCGAAATTATGGACCGTCATCTGGGCGTTGCCAAAGCCACCATGACCACCATCCACGCTTACACTGCTACACAGGCACTCGTAGATTCGCCCAACAAGAAGCTGCGCCGCGGGCGTGCTGCTGCAATGAACTTTGTACCCACTACCACCGGTGCCACCAAAGCCACTACCCGCGTGCTCACACAACTGGCCGGCAAGTTTGAAGGATCGGCCATTCGCGCACCCATTCCCGTTGGCTCTATCAGCGACATCAACTTTGTGACGCGCAAAAAAGCCAATAAAGAAGAAGTGAATGAGATTTTCAGAAAAGAAGCCCAAACAGATCGTTACCGCGGCATCCTGGGCGTAACCGATGAGCCACTGGTTTCGTCGGACATTGTAATGGATCCACGCGCCTCTATCGTAGATCTCGACATGACCATGTCCATCGACGGCGACCTGATAAAAATTATGAGCTGGTACGACAACGAATGGGGCTACAGCAACCAGATGCTGCGCACGGCGGAGTATATGCTTGCCGACAAAAAGTAG